From Streptomyces sp. TLI_053, a single genomic window includes:
- a CDS encoding roadblock/LC7 domain-containing protein, with translation MSQAAQNLNWLITNFVDNTPGVSHTVVVSADGLLLCMSEGFPRDRADQLAAVASGLTSLTTGASRIFEGGEVNQTVVEMERGFLFLMAVSDGSALAVLAAPDSDIGLVGYEMALLVDRAGAVLTPALRAELQGSLLH, from the coding sequence ATGAGCCAGGCCGCACAGAACCTGAACTGGCTGATCACCAATTTCGTGGACAACACCCCCGGGGTGTCGCACACGGTGGTGGTCTCCGCGGACGGCCTCCTGCTGTGCATGTCCGAGGGTTTCCCCCGCGACCGCGCGGACCAGCTCGCCGCCGTCGCCTCCGGCCTCACCTCCCTCACCACCGGCGCCAGCCGGATCTTCGAGGGCGGCGAGGTCAACCAGACCGTGGTCGAGATGGAGCGGGGCTTCCTCTTCCTGATGGCCGTCAGCGACGGCTCCGCCCTTGCCGTCCTCGCCGCCCCCGACTCCGACATCGGCCTGGTCGGCTACGAGATGGCCCTCCTCGTCGACCGCGCCGGCGCGGTCCTCACCCCCGCACTCCGCGCAGAACTCCAGGGCAGTCTCCTGCACTGA